One stretch of Pomacea canaliculata isolate SZHN2017 linkage group LG1, ASM307304v1, whole genome shotgun sequence DNA includes these proteins:
- the LOC112553177 gene encoding transmembrane protein 180-like isoform X1: MKRNLPRGTAAYCCLSLGFTMLSRSFGFYYLKVFLNLYNVKENWFHLSQVLFMIWNAINDPLFALLQDNTNSFLTRTRREGIFFTAPLFAMSYMIAWLPFGQSDWAVGIHLIAALCIYDTLYTFIGLLSCCLFTELNVCQTDRLLLTRYSTITSLIGSQSIFLLEFSSDSLRDFTAFQATSLGISVVASLLMMYAGLHAHTTYDIEAKVTFPAEETCKDPGTENQESFFRNTVQILREKNFIAFVVTNFFQEFHKAYLSGFTAIFCDHLIPKSQVPVSVRSIFYGLTGTLGGLAVIFGTPLIERLGYFHVIRYNFVWKFFGGLTIFFMGPSSPWLLMFFILLDSSFAIATFSLFNLPLADIADHDKEKYNRRYHISSTVFATNALIVKPSQSLAPMIVVAVLNAYGYEELKAGSLPTYETSILKSVMFQIISIFPILLAVVQYFSWSQFTIRHRIVEQTIDV, from the exons ATGAAGCGAAATCTTCCAAGAGGAACAGCAGCATACTGTTGCCTGAGTCTGGGCTTTACCATGCTGAGCAGAAGTTTtggattttattatttgaaagtttttctcAATCTTTACAATGTGAAGGAGAACTGGTTTCATCTGTCTCAAGTTCTCTTCATGATTTGGAATGCCATCAATGATCCACTTTTTGCACTTTTGCAGGACAACACAAATTCTTTTTTGACAAGGACACGACGGGAGGGCATTTTCTTCACAGCACCTCTTTTTGCTATGTCCTACATGATTGCATGGCTGCCCTTTGGACAGAGTGACTGGGCAGTAGGCATTCATTTGATTGCTGCTCTCTGCATTTATGATACCCTGTACACATTTATTGGACTTCTGTCCTGTTGTCTATTTACTGAACTGAATGTTTGCCAAACTGACAGACTTCTTCTTACAAGATATTCAACTATAACAAGTCTCATAGGATCCCAGAGCATCTTTTTGCTTGAATTTTCTTCAGACAGTTTGAGAGATTTTACAGCATTTCAGGCTACTTCGCTTGGTATTTCTGTTGTGGCAAGCTTGCTGATGATGTATGCTGGACTTCATGCTCACACAACGTATGATATTGAAGCTAAAGTTACATTCCCTGCAGAGGAAACCTGCAAAGACCCTGGTACAGAGAATCAAGAGTCATTCTTCAGAAACACTGTGCAAATTCTACgagaaaagaattttattgcttttgttgtcaCCAACTTTTTTCAAGAATTCCATAAGGCATACCTGTCAGGTTTCACAGCCATCTTTTGTGACCATCTTATCCCAAAGTCTCAAGTTCCTGTGAGTGTCCGAAGCATTTTTTACGGATTGACAGGCACGTTAGGAGGG TTGGCAGTAATATTTGGTACACCGCTTATTGAAAGACTTGGGTACTTCCATGTGATCCGATACAACTTTGTTTGGAAATTCTTTGGTGGTCTTACTATTTTCTTCATGGGTCCATCCAGTCCATGGCTTCTTATGTTCTTCATTTTGTTGGATTC GAGCTTTGCAATTGCAACCTTTTCCTTGTTTAACCTACCGCTGGCGGACATTGCTGACCATGACAAAGAAAAGTATAACCGCAG GTACCACATTTCTTCAACCGTGTTTGCAACAAATGCTTTGATAGTGAAGCCATCTCAGTCCTTGGCACCTATGATTGTGGTTGCTGTTTTGAATGCATACGGTTATGAAGAACTGAAG GCTGGTTCATTGCCAACATATGAGACATCCATCCTCAAGAGTGTGATGTTCCAGATAATAAGCATCTTTCCAattcttcttgctgttgttcAATATTTCTCATGGTCCCAGTTTACCATCCGTCACAGGATTGTTGAACAGACAATTGATGTCTGA
- the LOC112553177 gene encoding transmembrane protein 180-like isoform X4, whose translation MTYTDTKTSFFQLAVIFGTPLIERLGYFHVIRYNFVWKFFGGLTIFFMGPSSPWLLMFFILLDSSFAIATFSLFNLPLADIADHDKEKYNRRYHISSTVFATNALIVKPSQSLAPMIVVAVLNAYGYEELKAGSLPTYETSILKSVMFQIISIFPILLAVVQYFSWSQFTIRHRIVEQTIDV comes from the exons atgacTTATACAGATACAAAGACATCTTTTTTCCAGTTGGCAGTAATATTTGGTACACCGCTTATTGAAAGACTTGGGTACTTCCATGTGATCCGATACAACTTTGTTTGGAAATTCTTTGGTGGTCTTACTATTTTCTTCATGGGTCCATCCAGTCCATGGCTTCTTATGTTCTTCATTTTGTTGGATTC GAGCTTTGCAATTGCAACCTTTTCCTTGTTTAACCTACCGCTGGCGGACATTGCTGACCATGACAAAGAAAAGTATAACCGCAG GTACCACATTTCTTCAACCGTGTTTGCAACAAATGCTTTGATAGTGAAGCCATCTCAGTCCTTGGCACCTATGATTGTGGTTGCTGTTTTGAATGCATACGGTTATGAAGAACTGAAG GCTGGTTCATTGCCAACATATGAGACATCCATCCTCAAGAGTGTGATGTTCCAGATAATAAGCATCTTTCCAattcttcttgctgttgttcAATATTTCTCATGGTCCCAGTTTACCATCCGTCACAGGATTGTTGAACAGACAATTGATGTCTGA
- the LOC112553177 gene encoding transmembrane protein 180-like isoform X2, producing the protein MKRNLPRGTAAYCCLSLGFTMLSRSFGFYYLKVFLNLYNVKENWFHLSQVLFMIWNAINDPLFALLQDNTNSFLTRTRREGIFFTAPLFAMSYMIAWLPFGQSDWAVGIHLIAALCIYDTLYTFIGLLSCCLFTELNVCQTDRLLLTRYSTITSLIGSQSIFLLEFSSDSLRDFTAFQATSLGISVVASLLMMYAGLHAHTTYDIEAKVTFPAEETCKDPGTENQESFFRNTVQILREKNFIAFVVTNFFQEFHKAYLSGFTAIFCDHLIPKSQVPVSVRSIFYGLTGTLGGLAVIFGTPLIERLGYFHVIRYNFVWKFFGGLTIFFMGPSSPWLLMFFILLDSHAAFDFSTSVMVQPLSRALQLQPFPCLTYRWRTLLTMTKKSITAGELLTTSPP; encoded by the exons ATGAAGCGAAATCTTCCAAGAGGAACAGCAGCATACTGTTGCCTGAGTCTGGGCTTTACCATGCTGAGCAGAAGTTTtggattttattatttgaaagtttttctcAATCTTTACAATGTGAAGGAGAACTGGTTTCATCTGTCTCAAGTTCTCTTCATGATTTGGAATGCCATCAATGATCCACTTTTTGCACTTTTGCAGGACAACACAAATTCTTTTTTGACAAGGACACGACGGGAGGGCATTTTCTTCACAGCACCTCTTTTTGCTATGTCCTACATGATTGCATGGCTGCCCTTTGGACAGAGTGACTGGGCAGTAGGCATTCATTTGATTGCTGCTCTCTGCATTTATGATACCCTGTACACATTTATTGGACTTCTGTCCTGTTGTCTATTTACTGAACTGAATGTTTGCCAAACTGACAGACTTCTTCTTACAAGATATTCAACTATAACAAGTCTCATAGGATCCCAGAGCATCTTTTTGCTTGAATTTTCTTCAGACAGTTTGAGAGATTTTACAGCATTTCAGGCTACTTCGCTTGGTATTTCTGTTGTGGCAAGCTTGCTGATGATGTATGCTGGACTTCATGCTCACACAACGTATGATATTGAAGCTAAAGTTACATTCCCTGCAGAGGAAACCTGCAAAGACCCTGGTACAGAGAATCAAGAGTCATTCTTCAGAAACACTGTGCAAATTCTACgagaaaagaattttattgcttttgttgtcaCCAACTTTTTTCAAGAATTCCATAAGGCATACCTGTCAGGTTTCACAGCCATCTTTTGTGACCATCTTATCCCAAAGTCTCAAGTTCCTGTGAGTGTCCGAAGCATTTTTTACGGATTGACAGGCACGTTAGGAGGG TTGGCAGTAATATTTGGTACACCGCTTATTGAAAGACTTGGGTACTTCCATGTGATCCGATACAACTTTGTTTGGAAATTCTTTGGTGGTCTTACTATTTTCTTCATGGGTCCATCCAGTCCATGGCTTCTTATGTTCTTCATTTTGTTGGATTC GCATGCGGCATTTGATTTTTCAACATCAGTCATGGTCCAACCACTGAGCC GAGCTTTGCAATTGCAACCTTTTCCTTGTTTAACCTACCGCTGGCGGACATTGCTGACCATGACAAAGAAAAGTATAACCGCAG
- the LOC112553177 gene encoding transmembrane protein 180-like isoform X3, with product MKRNLPRGTAAYCCLSLGFTMLSRSFGFYYLKVFLNLYNVKENWFHLSQVLFMIWNAINDPLFALLQDNTNSFLTRTRREGIFFTAPLFAMSYMIAWLPFGQSDWAVGIHLIAALCIYDTLYTFIGLLSCCLFTELNVCQTDRLLLTRYSTITSLIGSQSIFLLEFSSDSLRDFTAFQATSLGISVVASLLMMYAGLHAHTTYDIEAKVTFPAEETCKDPGTENQESFFRNTVQILREKNFIAFVVTNFFQEFHKAYLSGFTAIFCDHLIPKSQVPVSVRSIFYGLTGTLGGLAVIFGTPLIERLGYFHVIRYNFVWKFFGGLTIFFMGPSSPWLLMFFILLDSSFAIATFSLFNLPLADIADHDKEKYNRRRVVNDLAAIAVVTVT from the exons ATGAAGCGAAATCTTCCAAGAGGAACAGCAGCATACTGTTGCCTGAGTCTGGGCTTTACCATGCTGAGCAGAAGTTTtggattttattatttgaaagtttttctcAATCTTTACAATGTGAAGGAGAACTGGTTTCATCTGTCTCAAGTTCTCTTCATGATTTGGAATGCCATCAATGATCCACTTTTTGCACTTTTGCAGGACAACACAAATTCTTTTTTGACAAGGACACGACGGGAGGGCATTTTCTTCACAGCACCTCTTTTTGCTATGTCCTACATGATTGCATGGCTGCCCTTTGGACAGAGTGACTGGGCAGTAGGCATTCATTTGATTGCTGCTCTCTGCATTTATGATACCCTGTACACATTTATTGGACTTCTGTCCTGTTGTCTATTTACTGAACTGAATGTTTGCCAAACTGACAGACTTCTTCTTACAAGATATTCAACTATAACAAGTCTCATAGGATCCCAGAGCATCTTTTTGCTTGAATTTTCTTCAGACAGTTTGAGAGATTTTACAGCATTTCAGGCTACTTCGCTTGGTATTTCTGTTGTGGCAAGCTTGCTGATGATGTATGCTGGACTTCATGCTCACACAACGTATGATATTGAAGCTAAAGTTACATTCCCTGCAGAGGAAACCTGCAAAGACCCTGGTACAGAGAATCAAGAGTCATTCTTCAGAAACACTGTGCAAATTCTACgagaaaagaattttattgcttttgttgtcaCCAACTTTTTTCAAGAATTCCATAAGGCATACCTGTCAGGTTTCACAGCCATCTTTTGTGACCATCTTATCCCAAAGTCTCAAGTTCCTGTGAGTGTCCGAAGCATTTTTTACGGATTGACAGGCACGTTAGGAGGG TTGGCAGTAATATTTGGTACACCGCTTATTGAAAGACTTGGGTACTTCCATGTGATCCGATACAACTTTGTTTGGAAATTCTTTGGTGGTCTTACTATTTTCTTCATGGGTCCATCCAGTCCATGGCTTCTTATGTTCTTCATTTTGTTGGATTC GAGCTTTGCAATTGCAACCTTTTCCTTGTTTAACCTACCGCTGGCGGACATTGCTGACCATGACAAAGAAAAGTATAACCGCAG
- the LOC112565267 gene encoding transmembrane protein 180-like, which translates to MNHSLPKGTLAYCCLSLGFTLLSRGFGFYYVKVFLNIYKVKESWFHFSQILYMAWNAINDPLFAHFQDNTSSFLTRTRREGILYTAPLFALSYMIAWLPFGQSDWAVGVHLIIALCFYDTMFTFIGLLCCCLFTEMNADQKNRLRLTRYSTIAGLIGAQNVFVLEYTSDSLQNFRAFQVTSFVIAVMACMLMMYAGLHANTKYDTGNNGVDEDCCRDAVPEHESFWRKTWQIMREKDFLAFVTTNFFQEFHKTYLSGFTAIFCDYLIPTSQVSKAARSIFYGMTGTLGGLAVIFGAPLIGRLGYFQVIRYSFIWKFFGGLTIYFIGSSNPWLVMLFIILDSSFASATFSLFNMPLADIADNDKKTYKRKHPISSMVFGTNAVIVKPAQSVAPMIVVAILNHYGYEQLKSGLLPSSDVELIKDIMFKMLCFFPILLAIIQFCAWSQFTIRHKTMEKETEPDHAL; encoded by the exons ATGAATCACAGTCTACCCAAAGGTACACTGGCTTACTGTTGTCTTAGTCTTGGCTTCACCCTTCTCAGCAGAGGATTTGGATTCTACTATGTGAAAGTCTTTCTCAACATATACAAAGTGAAGGAGTCCTGGTTTCATTTCTCACAAATCCTATACATGGCTTGGAATGCCATAAATGATCCCCTGTTTGCTCATTTTCAAGATAACACCAGTAGTTTTCTCACCAGGACACGTCGAGAAGGCATATTGTACACAGCACCACTGTTTGCTTTGTCCTACATGATTGCATGGCTGCCCTTCGGCCAAAGTGACTGGGCAGTAGGTGTTCATTTGATAATTGCTCTCTGCTTTTATGATACTATGTTCACATTCATCGGACTTCTGTGCTGTTGCCTATTTACAGAGATGAATGCAGATCAGAAGAACAGACTGCGCCTTACTAGATATTCAACCATAGCGGGACTAATAGGAGCACAGAATGTTTTTGTGCTTGAATATACTTCAGATAGTCTGCAAAACTTTAGAGCATTCCAAGTTACTTCATTTGTGATAGCTGTGATGGCATGCATGCTCATGATGTATGCAGGATtacatgcaaatacaaaatacGACACAGGAAACAATGGAGTTGATGAAGACTGCTGCAGAGATGCAGTGCCTGAGCATGAATCATTTTGGAGAAAAACATGGCAGATAATGAGGGAGAAAGACTTTTTAGCCTTTGTCACTACCAACTTCTTTCAAGAGTTCCACAAAACATATCTTTCTGGATTTACAGCTATCTTTTGTGATTATCTCATCCCAACATCCCAAGTATCGAAGGCAGCTCGCAGTATCTTCTATGGGATGACCGGCACATTAGGAGGA CTTGCTGTGATATTTGGTGCACCACTCATTGGAAGACTTGGTTACTTTCAAGTGATCCGCTACAGTTTTATATGGAAATTTTTTGGTGGCCttacaatttatttcattgGTTCTTCCAATCCATGGCTAGTTATGCTGTTTATCATTTTGGACTC GAGTTTTGCAAgtgcaacattttctttgttcaacATGCCACTTGCAGACATTGCAGACAATGATAAAAAGACTTACAAACGCAA gCACCCGATATCTTCCATGGTGTTTGGAACCAATGCTGTAATCGTCAAACCTGCGCAGTCTGTGGCACCAATGATAGTGGTTGCCATTCTGAACCACTATGGGTATGAGCAGCTCAAG AGTGGCCTTTTGCCATCTTCAGATGTGGAGCTCATCAAGGACATAATGTTTAAGATGCTTTGCTTCTTCCCCATTCTGCTGGCCATCATTCAGTTTTGTGCATGGTCACAGTTCACTATCCGCCACAAGACGATGGAGAAGGAAACTGAACCTGACCATGCATTGTAA